One Pectobacterium colocasium DNA segment encodes these proteins:
- a CDS encoding gp16 family protein codes for MTKNQLIKLIHIAKRDLQLDDDTYRQLLITVTGKSSTRDMVVPQLDTVLNAMKKRGFKIKAAKKASSTRPLDDSPQSRKIRSLWLEMADAGIIRDRSEVALARWVKRETGIDSLQWLNSEQASAIIEKLKQWQRRVRKPE; via the coding sequence TAGCCAAACGCGATCTGCAACTGGACGATGATACCTATCGCCAGTTGCTAATCACAGTTACAGGCAAGTCATCTACGCGGGACATGGTAGTCCCGCAGTTAGATACTGTGCTGAATGCCATGAAGAAACGCGGGTTTAAGATCAAAGCAGCAAAAAAGGCTAGCAGCACCCGTCCATTGGATGATTCTCCCCAGTCCCGAAAAATCCGCTCATTATGGTTAGAAATGGCTGATGCTGGCATCATTCGTGACCGTTCTGAAGTAGCGCTGGCACGTTGGGTGAAGCGTGAAACAGGTATTGATAGCCTGCAATGGCTGAATTCAGAACAGGCCAGCGCCATCATTGAGAAGCTGAAACAGTGGCAACGCCGCGTAAGGAAGCCAGAATGA
- a CDS encoding Mor transcription activator family protein: MNNGNNFRSKGPELLVELAQHTASTIKEVVEIDTAIAEQIGEAVANRMMQVWGGQSVYFPMGTLWRISQRDHDIFNDFNGRNHHDLARKYGVSLQWVYSVIKRVRKAETDRLQGRLFDDGEFDDEPQQGE; the protein is encoded by the coding sequence ATGAACAATGGCAATAATTTCCGCAGCAAAGGGCCTGAGCTATTGGTAGAACTGGCACAGCATACTGCCAGCACAATCAAAGAGGTTGTCGAGATCGATACTGCTATCGCCGAGCAAATCGGCGAGGCAGTGGCCAACCGCATGATGCAGGTCTGGGGTGGGCAAAGTGTCTACTTTCCGATGGGAACGTTATGGCGTATCTCCCAGCGCGATCACGATATCTTCAACGACTTCAATGGCCGCAATCATCATGATCTGGCACGCAAGTACGGAGTTTCTCTTCAGTGGGTTTACAGCGTAATCAAGCGCGTCAGAAAAGCTGAGACAGATAGGCTTCAGGGACGTCTGTTTGATGATGGTGAATTTGATGACGAACCACAGCAAGGGGAGTAA
- a CDS encoding glycoside hydrolase family 1 protein: protein MKYRHLKRFPEGFLWGAATSAYQVEGAWNEDGKGPSVIDARTAYPEGTTDFKVASDHYHRYKEDVALFADIGFKTYRFSIAWSRIIPDGSGEVNPAGIAFYHNLIDELLHYGIVPIVTMYHFDLPQALQAKGGWYSRETVDAFERFANVLFDEYGDKVKYWLTINEQNMMILHGSALGTLDPTLENPKQNLYQQNHNMLVAQAKAMNALHDKVPGAKIGPAPNIALIYPASSKPEDVMAAFNYNAIRNWLYLDMAVYGRYNTAAWRYMEEKGYTPEILPGDMDILASAKPDFIAFNYYTSQTVEASKGDGSDEIARGGDQHLKSGEEGVHRGASNPWLQKNAFGWEIDPIGFRNTLRELHDRYHLPLIITENGLGAFDTLDENGEIHDDYRIDYLQRHIEQIQLAITDGVDVFGYTPWSALDLISTHQGCSKRYGFIYVNREEFDLKDLRRIRKKSAYWYADVIKNNGLDSSET from the coding sequence ATGAAATACCGTCATCTTAAACGTTTCCCAGAGGGATTTTTGTGGGGCGCAGCGACATCGGCTTATCAGGTGGAAGGGGCATGGAATGAGGATGGCAAGGGGCCATCGGTGATTGATGCCAGAACCGCTTATCCTGAGGGCACCACGGACTTTAAAGTCGCCAGCGATCATTACCATCGTTACAAAGAAGATGTAGCCCTGTTTGCCGATATCGGCTTTAAAACCTACCGTTTTTCCATCGCCTGGAGCCGAATCATTCCCGATGGTAGCGGTGAGGTCAATCCAGCGGGCATTGCGTTTTATCACAATCTTATCGATGAGCTGCTGCATTACGGTATTGTGCCGATCGTCACGATGTACCATTTCGATTTGCCGCAGGCGTTACAGGCCAAAGGCGGTTGGTACAGTCGGGAAACGGTGGATGCATTTGAACGTTTTGCCAACGTGCTGTTTGATGAATACGGCGACAAGGTGAAGTACTGGCTGACCATCAATGAGCAAAATATGATGATTTTGCACGGTTCTGCATTGGGCACGCTCGATCCTACGCTGGAAAATCCGAAGCAGAATCTCTATCAGCAGAACCACAACATGCTGGTGGCGCAGGCGAAAGCGATGAATGCGCTACATGACAAAGTGCCCGGTGCGAAAATTGGTCCGGCGCCCAACATTGCGCTGATTTATCCGGCGTCATCAAAGCCTGAAGATGTGATGGCGGCGTTCAACTATAACGCGATCCGCAACTGGCTGTATCTGGATATGGCGGTATACGGACGTTACAACACCGCGGCCTGGCGCTATATGGAAGAAAAAGGCTATACGCCGGAGATTCTGCCTGGCGATATGGATATTCTGGCGTCGGCCAAACCCGATTTTATCGCGTTTAACTACTACACCTCGCAAACGGTTGAAGCCAGCAAAGGCGACGGTTCGGATGAAATTGCACGCGGAGGTGACCAACACCTGAAATCAGGTGAAGAGGGCGTGCATCGTGGTGCAAGCAATCCGTGGTTGCAGAAAAACGCCTTTGGTTGGGAGATCGATCCGATAGGCTTCCGCAATACGCTGCGTGAGCTGCACGATCGTTACCATTTGCCGCTGATCATTACGGAAAATGGGCTGGGCGCGTTTGATACGCTGGATGAAAACGGTGAGATTCACGATGATTACCGCATCGACTACCTGCAACGCCACATTGAGCAAATCCAGCTTGCGATCACCGACGGGGTGGATGTCTTCGGCTACACGCCATGGTCGGCGTTGGATCTTATTTCCACCCATCAGGGATGCTCGAAGCGCTATGGTTTTATTTACGTTAACCGTGAAGAATTCGATCTGAAAGATCTGCGGCGTATCCGTAAAAAAAGCGCATACTGGTATGCTGATGTCATTAAAAACAATGGGCTGGATAGCTCAGAAACGTAA